The following proteins are encoded in a genomic region of Zea mays cultivar B73 chromosome 9, Zm-B73-REFERENCE-NAM-5.0, whole genome shotgun sequence:
- the LOC103638627 gene encoding putative receptor protein kinase ZmPK1 translates to MNESSAAASSYLLLTLIIHLLPFVSAHDFLSAGSSLSVEHSSDVLHSQDGTFTCGFYRISPNASTFSIWFSGSSERTVVWSANPLHPVYTWGSKVELDADGSMVLKDYNGQIVWTNNASVSDAGHVQARLLGTGNLAVEGRGGAILWQSFDSPTDTLLPTQRITASTKLVSTNRLLVPGHYSFRFDDQYLLSLFDDEKNISFIYWPNPRMTIWAKGRVQFNSTMSGALDTLGHFLASDNATFTAADWGPGIMRRLTLDYDGNLRLYSLNVADRTWSVTWMAFPQLCNVHGLCGENGICVYTPVPACACAPGFEVIDPSERSKGCRPKTNISCDVEKVDFAKLPHTDFLGYDMTAHHSVSLDFCKKECLHDCNCKGFAYWEGIGDCYPKSVLVGGVTLQNFASTGTMYIKIPNGLQVLDASIPQSQPFGPKYSPDCGTTNRYFIADFLDKLKRDHSGSKYLYFYGFLSAIFLAEVVFVGLGWFILRREYRELRGVWPAEPGYEMIANHFRRYAYRELVTATRKFKDELGRGASGIVYKGVLEDKGAVAVKKLAEINQSEEEFRHELSVISMINHMNLVRVWGYCSDGPHRILVSECFENGSLDKILFGSKGSEILLGWKQRFDIALGVARGLAYLHHECSEWVIHCDVKPENILLDENLVPKIADFGLAKLLNRGRSNLNVSKIQGTRGYLAPEWVSSLPITAKVDVYSFGVVLLELLIGARVSNMGNDEDVEAEMVLGRVSRLVKEKLQSDDTEPSWIADFIDSRLNGDFNNLQARIMMRLSISCLEEDRDRRPTMENAVQILVLTEDVSGANVMVRAT, encoded by the coding sequence ATGAATGAGAGCTCAGCAGCGGCCAGTAGTTATCTCCTCCTCACATTGATTATTCATCTGCTGCCGTTCGTCTCAGCCCATGATTTCCTGTCAGCCGGTTCGTCTCTCTCCGTAGAGCACAGCTCTGATGTGCTCCACTCGCAAGATGGCACTTTCACCTGCGGCTTCTACCGCATCTCCCCCAACGCCTCCACCTTCTCCATCTGGTTCTCCGGATCATCGGAAAGAACCGTCGTCTGGAGCGCCAACCCTCTCCACCCCGTGTACACCTGGGGATCCAAAGTCGAGCTAGACGCCGACGGGAGCATGGTTCTAAAGGACTACAATGGCCAGATCGTGTGGACCAACAACGCGAGCGTTTCGGACGCTGGGCATGTTCAAGCTCGGCTGCTGGGCACCGGGAACCTCGCTGTGGAGGGAAGAGGTGGCGCCATCCTGTGGCAAAGCTTTGATTCTCCTACTGACACCTTGTTACCTACTCAGAGAATCACTGCTTCCACAAAGCTGGTCTCTACTAACAGGTTACTTGTTCCTGGCCACTACAGCTTCCGTTTCGACGACCAGTACCTTCTTTCTCTGTTTGATGACGAGAAAAACATTTCTTTCATCTACTGGCCAAATCCGCGTATGACTATCTGGGCGAAGGGTAGAGTGCAGTTCAACAGCACCATGTCTGGGGCTCTTGACACCTTGGGACATTTCCTTGCAAGTGACAATGCAACCTTTACAGCTGCTGACTGGGGCCCTGGTATCATGAGGCGGCTAACACTGGATTACGATGGCAACCTCAGATTGTACAGTCTTAATGTGGCAGACAGAACATGGTCGGTCACATGGATGGCGTTTCCTCAGCTTTGCAATGTACACGGTCTGTGTGGCGAAAACGGAATTTGTGTGTATACGCCTGTGCCTGCTTGTGCGTGTGCCCCTGGTTTTGAAGTCATCGACCCAAGTGAGCGGAGCAAAGGCTGCAGACCAAAGACCAACATCAGTTGtgatgtggagaaggtggattttGCTAAGCTACCCCACACTGATTTCTTGGGGTATGATATGACTGCCCATCACTCCGTTTCTCTTGACTTTTGCAAGAAGGAGTGCCTGCATGATTGCAACTGCAAGGGTTTTGCATACTGGGAAGGGATTGGTGATTGCTATCCGAAGTCTGTTCTTGTTGGCGGTGTAACCCTGCAGAACTTTGCTAGTACTGGTACGATGTACATCAAGATTCCTAATGGATTACAAGTGTTGGATGCCTCAATTCCGCAATCACAACCTTTTGGTCCCAAGTATAGTCCTGACTGTGGTACAACAAATAGATACTTCATAGCAGATTTTCTGGATAAGCTTAAGAGAGATCATAGTGGATCAAAGTATCTGTACTTCTATGGATTCTTGTCAGCAATATTTCTGGCAGAGGTAGTGTTTGTTGGATTAGGATGGTTTATTTTGAGGAGGGAATACAGAGAACTGAGAGGAGTATGGCCAGCTGAGCCTGGATATGAAATGATAGCCAATCATTTTCGCAGGTATGCCTACAGAGAGTTGGTGACGGCGACCAGAAAGTTTAAGGACGAACttggaaggggtgcatcaggcattGTATACAAAGGCGTCTTGGAAGACAAGGGGGCAGTAGCTGTGAAGAAATTAGCAGAAATAAACCAAAGTGAAGAAGAATTCCGGCATGAACTGAGTGTGATTAGCATGATTAACCATATGAATCTAGTGAGAGTTTGGGGATACTGTTCCGACGGTCCACACAGGATACTGGTTTCTGAATGTTTTGAGAATGGTTCGTTGGATAAAATCTTATTTGGTAGCAAGGGTTCAGAAATCTTGCTTGGATGGAAGCAAAGGTTTGATATTGCGCTGGGGGTGGCTAGAGGATTGGCCTATCTTCACCACGAGTGTTCAGAGTGGGTCATCCACTGCGACGTGAAGCCTGAAAACATACTGCTGGATGAGAACTTGGTGCCAAAGATTGCAGACTTTGGCCTTGCAAAGCTCCTGAACAGAGGTCGATCAAACCTAAACGTTTCAAAGATCCAAGGAACTAGAGGTTACTTGGCGCCGGAATGGGTTTCTAGCCTCCCGATCACAGCAAAGGTTGATGTCTACAGCTTTGGAGTGGTGCTACTGGAACTACTAATAGGAGCACGTGTCTCAAACATGGGAAATGATGAGGATGTGGAAGCAGAGATGGTCCTTGGAAGGGTGTCAAGGCTGGTCAAAGAAAAGCTGCAGTCGGATGATACTGAGCCGTCTTGGATCGCCGACTTCATTGACTCTAGACTGAACGGTGATTTCAACAATTTGCAGGCAAGAATAATGATGAGGCTGTCCATTTCATGCCTGGAGGAAGATAGAGACAGAAGACCAACCATGGAAAATGCAGTTCAGATACTTGTTTTAACTGAAGATGTCAGTGGCGCAAATGTAATGGTAAGAGCAACCTGA
- the LOC100272765 gene encoding putative serine/threonine protein phosphatase superfamily protein has protein sequence MPSHADLDRQISQLRDCKFLPEAEVKTLCEQAKAILMEEWNVQPVRCPVTVCGDIHGQFYDLIELFRIGGDAPDTNYLFMGDYVDRGYYSVETVSLLVALKVRYRDRITILRGNHESRQITQVYGFYDECLRKYGNANVWKYFTDLFDYLPLTALIENQIFCLHGGLSPSLDTLDNVRSLDRIQEVPHEGPMCDLLWSDPDDRCGWGISPRGAGYTFGQDIAQQFNHTNGLSLISRAHQLVMEGFNWCQDKNVVTVFSAPNYCYRCGNMAAILEIGENMDQNFLQFDPAPRQIEPDMTRKTPDYFL, from the exons ATGCCATCGCACGCGGATCTGGACCGCCAGATCTCGCAGCTGCGGGATTGCAAGTTCCTGCCTGAGGCGGAGGTCAAAACGCTATGCGAGCAGGCCAAGGCGATCCTCATGGAGGAGTGGAACGTGCAGCCCGTGCGCTGCCCCGTCACTGTCTGCGGCGACATCCACGGCCAGTTCTACGACCTCATCGAGCTCTTTCGCATCGGTGGCGACGCGCCCGACACCAACTACCTCTTTATGGGCGACTACGTCG ACCGTGGCTACTACTCAGTGGAGACTGTGTCCTTATTGGTGGCTCTAAAAGTACGTTATAGAGACAGAATCACAATATTGAGAGGAAATCATGAGAGTAGACAAATAACTCAAGT GTATGGCTTCTATGATGAATGCTTGCGGAAATATGGAAATGCAAATGTGTGGAAGTACTTTACAGACTTGTTTGATTATTTGCCTCTCACAGCTCTTATAGAAAATCAG ATCTTCTGCCTACATGGTGGTCTCTCTCCATCACTGGATACTTTGGATAATGTCCGCTCCCTTGATCGCATACAAGAG GTCCCGCATGAAGGACCTATGTGTGATCTTTTGTGGTCTGACCCGGATGACAGATGTGGATGGGGAATTTCACCAAGGGGTGCTGGATACACATTTGGCCAAGATATTGCACAACAATTCAACCATACAAATGGGCTAAGTCTTATTTCAAGAGCTCATCAACTTGTAATGGAAGGGTTCAATTGGTGCCAG GATAAGAACGTTGTGACAGTGTTCAGCGCGCCTAACTATTGCTACCGATGCGGGAACATGGCTGCGATCCTCGAAATTGGCGAGAACATGGATCAGAACTTCCTCCAATTCGACCCAGCTCCGCGGCAGATTGAGCCGGACATGACGCGCAAGACCCCAGACTACTTTTTGTAA